The following proteins come from a genomic window of Gimesia chilikensis:
- a CDS encoding LamG-like jellyroll fold domain-containing protein, with product MNRSNFCAGLLCCLLASLFLQTVQAKEPADQSNRHVLIIGMDGTRPDALLKAKTPTFDRLIKEGAFTDDANILGTRYQKNDTISGPGWSSILTGVWADKHGVHDNSFKGKNYELFPHFFKRLKRQRPDAKTVSLVSWDPIHEHILSEADVAQVFPLPRSKQQIADLRVSGDKLNIDTRDGKWHHLLATRQKDTLKLYLDGKEIGSLSGVDLDYTLGGDFYFLGRDSRTGPTCFHGQLDDIRLWNRSLTDTQIAQAASGATPDRQGLVAEYRFEDAADSGAQVLDLPHNGGKDHGLQIPLTESLKQLPHADFTIEARFRTTDKGRNILFGNYNGKAGALNLELHEKNSVRVYVQPPDPRNTDALAREGERDKTIAETAVRILREEDPTAMFVYFHQTDATGHAIGFSPEVPEYITAIENIDSRVNSLMQAVQSRPNFKHEDWLTIVCTDHGGLKRSHSDGLNVPEIRRVFLIAHGPSVAPGKISQQAYLVDVTATALQHLLGEVDPKWQLDGKPVGLKASK from the coding sequence ATGAACCGCTCAAATTTCTGTGCCGGTCTGCTCTGCTGCCTGTTGGCATCTCTATTTCTGCAGACAGTTCAGGCGAAAGAACCCGCCGATCAATCCAACAGGCATGTCCTCATTATCGGTATGGACGGCACCCGCCCCGACGCCCTGCTGAAAGCAAAGACCCCCACCTTCGACAGACTGATTAAAGAAGGCGCCTTCACCGACGATGCCAATATTCTGGGCACGCGCTATCAGAAGAACGATACCATCAGCGGTCCCGGCTGGTCGAGCATCCTCACCGGCGTCTGGGCGGACAAGCACGGCGTGCACGACAACAGCTTCAAAGGGAAAAACTACGAACTCTTCCCCCACTTTTTCAAACGCCTTAAACGCCAGCGGCCCGATGCGAAAACCGTCTCGCTTGTCTCCTGGGATCCCATTCACGAACACATTCTCTCCGAGGCCGATGTCGCTCAGGTCTTCCCGCTTCCCCGCAGTAAACAGCAGATCGCAGACCTCCGCGTCTCTGGTGATAAACTCAACATCGACACCCGCGACGGCAAATGGCATCACCTGCTCGCCACCCGTCAGAAAGACACTCTGAAACTCTATCTGGACGGCAAAGAAATCGGTTCGCTCTCAGGCGTCGACCTCGATTATACGCTCGGCGGCGACTTCTATTTTCTCGGCCGGGATTCCCGCACCGGTCCGACCTGCTTTCACGGTCAACTCGACGACATCCGACTCTGGAACCGGTCGTTAACCGATACACAGATCGCACAGGCCGCCAGCGGTGCGACTCCCGATCGCCAGGGCCTGGTTGCCGAATATCGCTTTGAAGACGCTGCCGACTCTGGTGCACAGGTCCTCGATCTGCCCCATAATGGCGGGAAAGACCACGGTCTGCAGATTCCATTAACCGAATCCCTCAAACAGTTGCCACATGCTGATTTCACCATCGAAGCTCGCTTTCGCACAACCGACAAAGGACGCAATATCCTCTTCGGCAATTATAACGGCAAAGCGGGTGCCCTGAACCTGGAACTGCATGAAAAGAACAGCGTCCGCGTTTACGTTCAACCACCCGATCCCCGCAACACCGATGCCCTCGCACGGGAAGGAGAGCGGGACAAAACTATTGCCGAGACCGCCGTCCGCATACTCCGGGAAGAAGATCCCACCGCGATGTTCGTCTACTTTCATCAGACCGACGCCACCGGCCATGCGATCGGCTTCAGCCCTGAAGTGCCCGAGTACATCACCGCGATTGAGAATATCGACAGTCGCGTTAACTCCCTGATGCAGGCCGTACAGTCACGACCGAACTTCAAGCATGAGGACTGGCTGACAATCGTCTGCACCGATCATGGCGGTTTGAAACGCAGTCACAGCGACGGCCTGAATGTACCGGAGATCCGCCGCGTCTTTCTGATTGCCCACGGCCCCTCCGTGGCACCTGGTAAAATCTCGCAGCAGGCCTATCTGGTGGACGTCACCGCGACCGCACTGCAGCATCTGTTGGGCGAAGTCGATCCCAAATGGCAGCTCGACGGCAAACCGGTCGGTCTCAAAGCTTCGAAGTAA
- a CDS encoding ABC transporter permease, protein MTMSTMIWKELKERPTALIASLLAIILSVTALVAIRNVTIFSEQEVAGKLDELGANVLILPQGVTLQDYYAADMHQETIPEEHVAELALAGLTGVEAITPKLCVPTKVDDQDVILTGILPQSEIQKMNAWSGGGMLFKKHEGCKAKINVADENQDSPEALAERRSLQHLNKSEVILGSDFAAANNLKAGDSLDLLGESFNVLTVLPATGTVDDSRVFAHLHTVQRLSSAGPVVNIIEVMGCCEDVANGLVGDLSELLPGTKVVTIANVVETQVSINRMMTNLSYLFLAILIAVGGASMASASFANVIERRREIGTLMALGATPRFVTRLFLAKAALLGLAGGICGYILGSVIAVFLGPAFADVTVVPVPGLALVAATVAVLVTLAASYFPARQASRLDPCLCFKEV, encoded by the coding sequence ATGACAATGAGCACCATGATCTGGAAAGAACTGAAGGAGCGTCCCACGGCGTTGATTGCCAGTCTGCTGGCGATCATCCTGAGTGTGACAGCGCTGGTGGCGATCCGCAACGTCACGATCTTTTCTGAACAGGAAGTCGCCGGCAAACTCGACGAACTGGGGGCCAACGTGTTGATTCTCCCCCAGGGAGTCACTTTGCAGGACTACTACGCAGCGGACATGCACCAGGAAACGATTCCTGAAGAACACGTGGCCGAACTGGCACTGGCAGGACTTACCGGAGTAGAAGCGATTACGCCGAAACTGTGTGTCCCGACCAAGGTCGACGACCAGGATGTGATTCTGACGGGGATTCTGCCTCAATCAGAAATTCAGAAGATGAATGCCTGGTCGGGGGGCGGAATGCTCTTCAAAAAGCACGAAGGCTGTAAAGCGAAGATCAACGTTGCCGACGAAAACCAGGATTCCCCCGAGGCCCTGGCCGAGCGACGCTCGCTGCAGCATCTGAATAAATCGGAAGTCATTCTGGGATCGGACTTCGCTGCCGCCAACAACCTCAAAGCCGGTGATTCACTGGACCTGCTGGGAGAGTCGTTCAACGTCCTGACTGTACTCCCTGCGACCGGTACTGTGGATGACAGCCGGGTGTTTGCTCACCTGCATACCGTCCAGCGGCTGTCCTCTGCGGGTCCGGTTGTGAACATCATCGAAGTGATGGGCTGCTGCGAGGATGTGGCCAATGGACTGGTAGGCGATCTGTCAGAGCTGTTACCCGGTACCAAGGTGGTCACCATCGCCAACGTGGTCGAGACGCAGGTTTCGATCAACCGGATGATGACGAATCTGTCATACCTGTTCCTGGCAATTCTGATTGCCGTGGGTGGTGCGAGTATGGCCAGCGCGAGTTTCGCAAATGTCATCGAACGCCGCCGGGAAATCGGTACGCTGATGGCACTGGGAGCGACGCCGCGTTTCGTCACGCGGCTCTTCCTGGCGAAAGCAGCGTTGCTGGGTCTGGCCGGTGGGATCTGCGGGTATATCCTGGGCAGCGTGATTGCTGTCTTCCTGGGTCCTGCCTTTGCGGATGTTACCGTCGTTCCGGTCCCTGGTCTGGCACTGGTCGCTGCGACTGTCGCGGTACTGGTTACACTGGCAGCCAGTTACTTTCCGGCACGCCAGGCATCCCGCCTCGATCCCTGTCTCTGTTTCAAGGAGGTCTAA
- a CDS encoding PVC-type heme-binding CxxCH protein, giving the protein MRSLCLSLLTGVMLLQTAMVDEKAADALSSFQVKPGFRVELVAAEPLLRDPVALAFDENGRMFVVEYPEYNQQFAKDKQPVTGSVRMLEDTDGDGQYDKSTVYVSDLAAPSAVACYNGGLFVAAAPDLLFCKDTDGDGTANTREVVFTGFRRLENRTDPSLNTLLWGLDNRFHACTSYSGSEVRAVKHPEEPARSIRNRGFLFDPRTLRFDLSSGGGQHGLAIDDWGQEFLCNNSSPVKMLMYDDRYLARNPYLKAPAPAVEITEGGKHTQLFRISPEENWRQERTRLRNEGKFRGSNEGGKSSGFFTSATGVTIYRGDAWPAEYRGSVFVGEPANNLVFRGQLEPDGVGLVARRADAGREFLASTDTRFRPVQFANGPDGNLYVIDMNRDLIEGAMFLPPELLKKVNVNGGDQRGRIYRIVREDFEHSSLPQLGKATTTELVRLLAHRNGWHHDTAARLIYERQDQAAVPLLKQLAAESDYPVARMTALYALEGLEALDEASLLRALKDDVPEVQVHALRLAEQRVRESKAVRDQLLAMGEAPALKVRYQLAFSLGELKSTTERNAVLASLAMRDGQNQWMELAILSSLAEGAGTVFQRLAREEAYRQSKMGTRMLTALARQTGAAGRPQETEVVLNSLMKWSAAEEQQAAVLLTLMEAQPEKMRRTFLNRHQASLKPIMGRVLDEARAAALDTRMPVKQRLTAIERLGFAPYAEVRDVFSELLEPQQVNPVQVAAIVQLGQFPDQEIAALLISGWPKMTPELRTKAAETLLSRAAWSEALIDAIEAGSIGRGDLSPARVDLLKQHPDKRLADRVKQLYADRSLARRDEVVQQYQSALKTDGDVASGKAVFKKVCSACHRLEGVGTAVGADLKAIRDRGKAGVLLHILDPNREVKPQYMSYTLVLESGQVLSGMIADESVNSITVRKPDGTSTTVLRINIEEIRSSGLSFMPEGLEKQIDQRAMADLLAYLMSLQADAADAGN; this is encoded by the coding sequence ATGCGAAGTTTATGCCTGTCATTGCTGACGGGGGTGATGCTGTTACAGACTGCGATGGTGGATGAGAAAGCGGCGGACGCACTCTCATCGTTTCAGGTCAAGCCGGGATTTCGTGTTGAACTGGTGGCAGCGGAGCCCTTGCTGCGGGATCCGGTGGCGCTGGCTTTTGATGAAAACGGTCGGATGTTCGTGGTGGAGTATCCGGAATACAACCAGCAGTTCGCGAAAGACAAACAGCCGGTAACGGGCAGCGTGCGGATGCTGGAAGATACCGACGGGGACGGGCAGTATGACAAGAGCACGGTGTACGTCTCGGACCTGGCGGCGCCGTCTGCGGTCGCCTGTTACAACGGGGGGCTGTTCGTGGCAGCCGCTCCCGACCTGCTGTTCTGTAAGGATACGGACGGGGACGGAACAGCCAATACGCGGGAGGTAGTCTTCACCGGCTTTCGTCGCCTGGAAAACAGAACCGATCCGTCATTGAATACGCTGCTCTGGGGACTCGACAACCGGTTTCATGCCTGCACCAGTTATTCCGGTTCGGAAGTCCGAGCGGTGAAACATCCGGAGGAGCCGGCCCGCTCGATCAGAAATCGCGGGTTTCTGTTTGATCCGCGCACGCTGCGGTTCGATCTCTCCAGCGGCGGCGGACAGCATGGTCTGGCGATCGACGACTGGGGGCAGGAGTTTCTGTGCAACAACAGTTCGCCCGTGAAGATGCTGATGTACGATGATCGCTACCTGGCGCGGAATCCCTATCTCAAGGCGCCGGCTCCCGCGGTAGAAATCACCGAAGGGGGGAAGCATACGCAGCTGTTTCGCATCAGCCCGGAGGAAAACTGGCGGCAGGAGCGGACCCGCCTGCGAAACGAAGGCAAATTCCGGGGAAGCAATGAAGGGGGCAAATCGTCCGGCTTCTTTACCTCTGCGACGGGCGTGACGATTTACCGGGGCGATGCCTGGCCGGCCGAATATCGGGGAAGCGTGTTTGTGGGTGAGCCCGCGAATAACCTCGTATTTCGGGGACAACTGGAGCCAGACGGCGTGGGTCTGGTGGCCCGACGGGCGGATGCAGGTCGTGAATTTCTGGCCTCCACAGATACCCGGTTTCGACCGGTGCAGTTCGCTAACGGGCCAGATGGTAATCTGTATGTGATCGACATGAACCGCGACCTGATTGAAGGAGCAATGTTCCTGCCGCCCGAGTTACTCAAAAAAGTGAATGTCAACGGCGGTGATCAGCGGGGACGGATCTATCGGATCGTGCGGGAAGACTTTGAACATTCGTCGTTACCGCAATTGGGTAAGGCGACGACGACGGAACTGGTGCGACTGCTGGCCCATCGGAACGGCTGGCACCACGATACCGCGGCCCGGCTGATCTACGAACGACAGGATCAGGCGGCGGTTCCCCTGTTGAAACAACTGGCTGCTGAGTCCGATTATCCTGTGGCCCGGATGACGGCCCTGTATGCACTGGAGGGACTTGAGGCACTCGACGAAGCGAGTCTGCTGCGGGCCCTGAAAGATGATGTACCTGAAGTGCAGGTGCATGCGCTTCGGCTGGCTGAGCAGCGGGTACGGGAATCAAAAGCCGTGCGCGATCAACTGCTGGCGATGGGTGAAGCCCCTGCCCTCAAGGTTCGCTATCAGCTCGCGTTTTCGCTGGGAGAACTGAAATCAACGACGGAGCGGAACGCAGTGTTAGCGTCGCTGGCGATGCGGGATGGTCAGAACCAGTGGATGGAACTGGCGATCTTGAGCTCCTTAGCAGAGGGGGCGGGGACCGTGTTTCAGCGGCTGGCCCGCGAGGAGGCGTATCGTCAATCCAAGATGGGCACACGAATGCTGACCGCACTGGCGCGACAGACGGGGGCTGCGGGTCGTCCGCAGGAAACAGAGGTTGTGCTTAACAGTCTGATGAAATGGAGCGCTGCTGAAGAGCAACAGGCAGCGGTGCTGCTGACGTTAATGGAAGCACAGCCGGAAAAGATGCGACGGACGTTTCTGAATCGGCACCAGGCTTCACTGAAACCGATTATGGGACGAGTGCTGGATGAGGCCCGGGCAGCGGCACTCGACACGCGAATGCCAGTCAAACAGCGACTGACGGCGATTGAGCGGCTGGGGTTCGCTCCCTACGCGGAAGTACGGGATGTGTTCAGCGAGTTACTCGAACCTCAGCAGGTGAACCCGGTGCAGGTCGCTGCGATTGTTCAACTGGGACAGTTTCCGGATCAGGAGATCGCTGCGTTGCTCATCAGTGGCTGGCCGAAGATGACACCGGAGTTGAGAACCAAAGCCGCAGAGACGCTGCTGTCGCGTGCTGCCTGGAGCGAGGCACTGATCGATGCGATTGAAGCCGGAAGCATCGGTCGCGGGGACCTGAGCCCGGCACGGGTGGATCTGTTGAAACAGCATCCGGACAAACGGCTGGCCGATCGGGTCAAGCAACTGTATGCAGATCGTTCGCTGGCACGACGGGACGAGGTGGTTCAACAATACCAGTCCGCTCTGAAAACGGACGGTGATGTCGCCTCGGGTAAGGCGGTGTTTAAAAAGGTGTGTTCGGCCTGTCATCGTCTGGAAGGTGTGGGGACTGCGGTGGGCGCGGATCTGAAGGCGATTCGCGATCGTGGAAAGGCGGGAGTGCTGTTGCATATTCTGGATCCGAACCGCGAAGTGAAGCCGCAGTACATGAGTTATACGCTGGTGCTGGAGAGCGGTCAGGTGCTGTCGGGAATGATTGCCGACGAAAGCGTGAACAGCATCACGGTCCGCAAACCGGACGGTACGAGTACGACGGTGCTGCGGATCAATATCGAAGAGATCCGCAGTTCAGGACTCTCCTTCATGCCCGAAGGTCTGGAGAAACAGATCGACCAGCGTGCGATGGCTGACCTGCTGGCGTACCTGATGAGCCTGCAGGCTGATGCTGCGGACGCGGGGAATTGA
- a CDS encoding amidohydrolase family protein gives MWNPPLSRRGFLYATGAACCSAFLPVSAAADPAQQAKKYKKLDCHLHINHKGRTIEDTIKHMDNTGTEKAFILPLETGEGGVTLRTETVLHAFHQYPERLIPFCQTDIRQPDVIERIRAYHLLGCRGIGEQKEHLPLNDKRVEAVIAECDELNWPITIHFQDDKKGFNQGIEQYLEPYLKKYQRVRIIGHAQSFWSHISADVPSPDKTLYPRGPVKPGGLLDHLLSNYPNLYADMSAGSGFNALARDEEFTAGFLERHPKQMLFGSDCPCSDGRGGEFNGVCYSTRLQEFLVRMVKDEATLQDIFYNNAERALNGNA, from the coding sequence ATGTGGAATCCGCCCCTCTCGCGACGTGGTTTTCTATATGCAACAGGCGCGGCCTGCTGCAGTGCGTTTTTGCCTGTGAGTGCAGCCGCTGATCCGGCGCAACAGGCGAAGAAATATAAGAAGCTGGACTGCCATCTGCATATCAACCATAAGGGACGCACGATTGAAGATACGATCAAGCATATGGATAACACCGGAACGGAGAAGGCGTTCATCCTGCCTTTAGAGACGGGAGAAGGGGGCGTGACGCTAAGGACCGAAACCGTGCTGCATGCGTTTCACCAGTACCCGGAGCGTCTGATTCCTTTCTGCCAGACCGATATTCGTCAGCCGGATGTGATCGAGCGGATTCGTGCTTACCACCTGCTCGGCTGCCGGGGGATCGGCGAACAGAAGGAGCATCTGCCTTTAAATGACAAACGGGTGGAAGCAGTCATCGCGGAGTGCGACGAACTCAACTGGCCGATCACTATTCATTTCCAGGATGACAAAAAAGGATTCAACCAGGGGATCGAACAATACCTGGAACCGTATCTGAAGAAATACCAGCGGGTGCGGATCATCGGGCATGCTCAGTCCTTCTGGTCACATATCAGTGCCGATGTTCCATCGCCGGATAAGACACTCTATCCACGGGGACCAGTCAAGCCGGGTGGTCTGCTGGATCATCTGCTGAGCAATTATCCGAACCTGTATGCGGACATGTCCGCCGGCAGCGGGTTTAATGCGCTGGCGCGGGATGAAGAATTCACCGCCGGTTTCCTGGAACGGCATCCGAAACAGATGCTGTTCGGCAGCGACTGTCCCTGTAGCGATGGTCGCGGTGGCGAGTTCAATGGTGTCTGTTACAGCACGCGTCTGCAGGAGTTCCTCGTGCGGATGGTGAAAGATGAAGCCACGCTGCAGGATATCTTCTACAACAACGCCGAACGCGCCTTGAACGGGAATGCGTGA
- a CDS encoding DUF2721 domain-containing protein, which produces MTSTEFWLTPLILLPGVALLIGSTSARFGQIHTEFHHLLDHPDAGAQILSRNLQQRARLFRDALASLYVSVGLFSLGSLLGGVVNLWRPQSLWFVGGLIIVGIGCVVFASVQLVRESLLSLNVIDEHLERIERDCKR; this is translated from the coding sequence ATGACGAGTACGGAATTCTGGTTAACGCCGCTGATCCTGTTGCCGGGGGTGGCGTTGCTGATTGGTTCGACTTCGGCCCGCTTTGGTCAGATCCATACCGAGTTTCACCATCTGCTGGATCACCCCGATGCGGGGGCGCAGATTCTGTCACGCAATCTGCAGCAGCGGGCGCGGCTGTTCCGCGATGCGCTGGCGAGCCTGTATGTCAGCGTGGGACTGTTTTCGCTGGGAAGTCTGCTGGGGGGTGTTGTGAATCTCTGGCGGCCGCAATCGCTCTGGTTTGTGGGCGGGCTGATCATCGTCGGCATCGGCTGCGTGGTGTTCGCCTCGGTGCAGCTCGTGCGTGAATCGCTGTTGAGTCTGAATGTGATCGACGAACATCTAGAGCGAATCGAGCGTGATTGTAAGCGGTGA
- a CDS encoding sulfatase-like hydrolase/transferase — protein MYRSLLCLTMLLLLIQPAMAEERRQPNILFILVDDLGKEWISSYGGEGVWTPAIDQLATTGMKFNNAWCMPQCTPTRVTLLTGQYPFRHGWTNHWDVPRWGAGAHFDPSLNTTFANVLRDAGYKTCAVGKWQIDDFRVEPKAMEEAGFDDWCMWTGYEADNPPSAERYWNPYINIKGKGSKTFEGEFGPDIFCNYLADFIQKHKDEPMLLYYPMVLTHSPLTTTPDNKQDFENDNDLDQSERKQKMFAGMVRYTNKLVGRLLIALDAAGVRENTIIVFTTDNGTGGQSNKRHGRMVRGGKTKMTEQNGTAMPFIVNCLGTVPAGVETDALIDFTDILPTFAELAGAKLPADRVVDGKSFAPLILGKTQTGPRNWILSMGGGPAALRDGRVQPALDYDDRVIRDKDYKLWINAKGKPVKLYQISGDAWEEKNLIDSDDPEDQAALKRLTEIADQFPEKDAAPRYEKNPPQKWDQKPGIPGGG, from the coding sequence ATGTATCGCAGCCTGCTGTGTCTGACCATGTTACTGTTACTGATTCAGCCCGCGATGGCGGAAGAGCGCCGTCAGCCGAACATCCTGTTCATCCTGGTGGATGACCTGGGCAAGGAGTGGATCAGCAGTTACGGAGGTGAGGGAGTCTGGACGCCGGCCATCGATCAGCTGGCGACGACCGGGATGAAGTTCAACAACGCGTGGTGTATGCCGCAGTGCACGCCGACGCGAGTGACGCTGCTCACAGGTCAGTATCCATTTCGGCATGGCTGGACCAATCACTGGGATGTGCCCCGCTGGGGCGCGGGTGCGCATTTTGATCCGAGTTTGAATACGACGTTCGCCAATGTGCTCCGCGACGCCGGTTACAAAACGTGTGCAGTGGGGAAGTGGCAGATCGACGATTTTCGTGTGGAACCGAAGGCGATGGAGGAAGCGGGCTTTGATGACTGGTGCATGTGGACGGGGTATGAAGCAGATAACCCGCCGAGTGCCGAGCGGTACTGGAATCCCTATATCAATATCAAGGGGAAAGGGAGCAAGACCTTTGAAGGTGAATTCGGCCCCGATATTTTCTGTAATTACCTCGCGGACTTCATTCAGAAACACAAAGACGAGCCGATGCTGCTCTATTATCCGATGGTGCTGACACACAGTCCGCTGACGACGACGCCCGACAATAAACAGGATTTCGAAAACGACAACGACCTGGATCAAAGTGAGCGAAAGCAAAAGATGTTCGCCGGTATGGTGCGTTACACCAACAAGCTGGTCGGACGGTTGCTCATTGCGCTGGACGCTGCCGGGGTGCGTGAGAATACGATTATCGTCTTTACCACCGATAACGGTACCGGCGGCCAGAGCAACAAACGCCATGGTCGTATGGTGCGGGGTGGTAAGACGAAGATGACCGAACAGAACGGGACTGCGATGCCGTTCATCGTCAACTGCCTGGGTACAGTACCCGCGGGTGTGGAGACGGACGCCCTGATCGACTTCACCGATATTCTGCCCACGTTTGCCGAACTGGCGGGAGCCAAGTTGCCGGCGGATCGCGTGGTGGATGGGAAATCGTTCGCGCCGTTGATTCTGGGTAAGACGCAGACAGGGCCGCGCAACTGGATTCTCTCGATGGGTGGCGGACCGGCGGCGCTGCGTGACGGACGCGTTCAGCCCGCGCTGGATTACGACGACCGTGTGATTCGCGACAAAGATTATAAGCTGTGGATCAATGCGAAGGGGAAACCGGTCAAGCTGTATCAGATCAGCGGCGACGCGTGGGAAGAGAAGAACCTGATCGACTCTGATGATCCAGAAGACCAGGCTGCTTTGAAACGGCTGACCGAGATCGCAGACCAGTTCCCGGAAAAAGATGCTGCTCCGCGGTACGAAAAGAATCCACCACAGAAGTGGGATCAGAAACCGGGAATTCCGGGCGGGGGGTAA
- a CDS encoding ABC transporter ATP-binding protein, giving the protein MLKLENVKKVYRKKQDEVVALDSTSVEIPRGDFVSIIGPSGSGKTTLLSMLGAMSAPSEGRILLDGESIYDLPVEQRAEVRQNKLGFVFQTFNLIPYLTAIENVQVPMMLSQKYKTERQQRAEELLATVGLQDRLQHKPSELSIGQQQRVALARMLANDPSIILADEPTGNLDPDTRDQVLSFLRQFNEEGRTIIMVTHDLSAAGCARRTLKLSEGRIQSGTEEDLKKSA; this is encoded by the coding sequence ATGTTGAAGTTAGAAAATGTCAAAAAAGTCTACCGCAAGAAACAGGACGAAGTCGTGGCCCTGGATTCCACCAGTGTCGAGATTCCGCGAGGAGATTTTGTTTCGATCATCGGCCCCAGTGGCAGTGGCAAAACGACGCTGCTGTCCATGCTGGGAGCGATGTCCGCCCCTTCCGAGGGACGGATTCTGCTGGACGGGGAATCGATCTACGATCTCCCTGTCGAACAACGGGCCGAAGTCCGTCAGAATAAGCTCGGGTTTGTGTTTCAGACATTCAACCTGATCCCCTATCTGACGGCGATAGAGAATGTGCAGGTCCCCATGATGCTGTCGCAGAAATATAAAACGGAGCGACAGCAGCGGGCCGAGGAACTGCTGGCCACCGTCGGCCTGCAGGATCGTCTGCAGCATAAACCAAGTGAGCTGAGTATCGGCCAGCAGCAGCGCGTGGCGCTGGCCCGGATGCTCGCGAACGACCCTTCGATCATCTTGGCCGATGAACCGACGGGAAACCTTGATCCCGATACCCGGGATCAGGTCCTGTCGTTTTTGCGGCAGTTCAACGAAGAAGGTCGGACGATCATCATGGTTACGCATGACCTCTCCGCTGCGGGATGCGCCCGCAGGACTCTGAAGCTTTCCGAGGGTCGAATTCAATCAGGCACTGAAGAGGATCTGAAGAAATCGGCTTGA
- a CDS encoding DUF1559 domain-containing protein yields the protein MFRFKSRHLWRHAPPAQTTGFTLIELLVVIAIIAILIALLLPAVQQAREAARRLQCKNNLKQIGIALHNYHDTHQVFPKGGYGGFMSAANASNPALKDTALTLSWGAAILPGLDQANLFHQINQNEWYVHPDNVPVGQTVLSVYLCPSVPSPELLKPNGDQTSAPERFARTDYGGNWGERGLRCFPATNCQNNYGGTGADAYRGMFPLLGAPSVRMRDVTDGTTNTILVGEAPNALHAIWIGHKNVFDQSAPVNGRYASVGDTQWQSCITFGGTANPPGKLGCDFGQEFHSFHTGGAQFLLVDGSVRFVSENINVVTFAALLSRKGGEVIGEF from the coding sequence ATGTTCCGTTTTAAGTCGCGCCATCTCTGGCGCCACGCTCCCCCTGCGCAGACGACCGGCTTTACGTTGATCGAACTGCTGGTCGTTATCGCCATTATCGCGATTTTGATTGCTCTCCTGCTGCCTGCGGTACAGCAGGCTCGTGAAGCGGCACGCCGTCTGCAGTGCAAAAATAATCTGAAACAGATCGGAATCGCACTGCATAACTACCACGATACGCACCAGGTCTTTCCCAAGGGAGGCTACGGTGGCTTTATGTCGGCAGCCAATGCCAGTAATCCGGCGCTGAAAGATACTGCATTGACGCTCAGTTGGGGGGCGGCCATTCTTCCCGGCCTGGATCAGGCCAACCTGTTTCATCAGATCAATCAGAATGAATGGTACGTGCATCCCGACAACGTCCCCGTCGGCCAGACAGTTCTGTCGGTTTACCTCTGCCCATCTGTGCCTTCGCCTGAGCTTCTTAAGCCTAACGGCGACCAGACTTCAGCGCCCGAAAGGTTCGCCCGCACTGACTACGGCGGAAACTGGGGGGAACGGGGGCTGCGCTGCTTCCCAGCAACTAACTGTCAAAATAACTATGGAGGTACGGGCGCGGATGCATACCGGGGCATGTTTCCGTTACTGGGAGCACCCAGCGTCCGTATGAGAGATGTCACCGATGGCACAACGAACACGATTCTGGTTGGCGAAGCACCCAATGCCCTGCATGCCATCTGGATAGGCCACAAGAATGTTTTCGACCAGAGTGCGCCGGTTAACGGTCGCTATGCGTCTGTGGGTGATACGCAATGGCAATCCTGCATCACATTCGGTGGTACAGCCAATCCGCCTGGAAAGCTCGGTTGCGATTTTGGACAGGAATTTCACAGTTTCCACACCGGCGGTGCGCAATTCTTACTGGTAGACGGATCTGTCCGATTCGTTTCTGAAAACATCAACGTCGTGACGTTCGCGGCTCTGCTTTCTCGAAAGGGAGGCGAAGTAATCGGAGAATTCTAA